In the Populus trichocarpa isolate Nisqually-1 chromosome 1, P.trichocarpa_v4.1, whole genome shotgun sequence genome, one interval contains:
- the LOC7461685 gene encoding ABC transporter G family member 1: protein MSSLPYPSKQSSASDHRLNYQSTSLRYNHEIKATLEVKTVVPPPSSRVGGEGAATDHNGVFLTWEDLWVTVSNGKKGSKSILQGLTGYAQPGELLAIMGPSGCGKSTLLDTLAGRLGSNTRQTGDILINGHKQRLAYGTSAYVTQDETLITTLTVKEAVYYSAQLQLPDSMSRAEKKERAEVTIREMGLQDAMNTRIGGWGSKGLSGGQKRRVSICIEILTHPKLLFLDEPTSGLDSAASYYVMSRIVRFDRKDENRRTVIASIHQPSGEVFQLFDSLCLLSAGKVVYFGPASQANEFFALNGFPCPTLQNPSDHFLKTINKDFETDPEQGLEDAITAEVAINTLTKAYKSSDHYQQVKRLVTEICEKDCGTLEERSHSSFLTQCLVLTRRSFVNMYRDLGYYWLRVAIYVALALGLATLFYNLGSDNDSIQDRGSLLMFIASFLTFMTIGGFPSFVEDMKVFERERLNGHYGATAFVFGNTFSAFPYLLLISVIPGAITYYLPGLHKGYEHFIYFVLVLFACMMLVESLMMTVASVVPNFLMGIITGAGIQAFMVLGGGFFRLPNDLPQPFWKYPMYYIAFHKYAYQGMFKNEFEGLTFPSNQAGGPRTIPGEQILRDRWQVEMGVSKWVDLAILLGMVVLYRILFLVIIKTTEKIKPIITAIVSVRPKQTTQIMEIPLTTPSHGDQSVV from the exons ATGTCTTCTCTTCCTTACCCTTCCAAGCAATCATCTGCAAGCGATCATAGGCTTAATTATCAGTCAACATCTTTGCGTTATAACCACGAAATTAAGGCCACACTAGAAGTAAAAACTGTTGTTCCACCGCCAAGCAGTAGGGTAGGAGGAGAAGGTGCAGCCACTGATCATAATGGTGTTTTCTTGACTTGGGAGGATTTGTGGGTGACTGTTTCCAATGGGAAAAAAGGCAGTAAATCAATCCTTCAGGGCTTAACTGGTTATGCTCAGCCTGGAGAGCTTTTGGCTATAATGGGTCCTTCAGGCTGTGGCAAGTCAACACTTCTTGATACATTGGCAG GGAGACTGGGTTCAAACACACGACAAACAGGAGACATACTAATCAATGGCCACAAACAAAGGCTGGCTTATGGTACATCg GCTTATGTAACTCAAGATGAAACCTTAATCACAACATTAACAGTCAAAGAAGCTGTGTACTACTCAGCTCAGCTCCAATTGCCAGACTCAATGTCAAGggcagaaaagaaagagagagcagAGGTGACAATAAGAGAAATGGGGCTGCAAGATGCCATGAATACAAGAATTGGAGGATGGGGATCTAAAGGACTTAGTGGTGGTCAAAAGAGGAGAGTGAGCATTTGCATAGAGATACTAACACATCCGAAACTTCTCTTTCTTGATGAACCCACAAGTGGGCTTGATAGTGCAGCATCATATTATGTCATGAGCCGAATTGTTAGATTTGACCGCAAGGATGAAAATAGAAGAACTGTAATTGCATCCATTCATCAGCCTAGTGGTGAAGTCTTTCAGCTTTTCGACAGTCTTTGCCTGCTCAGTGCTGGAAAAGTAGTGTATTTTGGCCCAGCTTCTCAAGCAAATGAG TTTTTTGCCTTAAATGGCTTTCCTTGCCCGACTCTCCAGAACCCATCTGATCATTTCCTGAAAACCATAAACAAAGATTTCGAAACG GATCCTGAACAAGGTTTAGAAGATGCAATTACCGCAGAGGTAGCGATTAATACTCTTACAAAGGCGTATAAATCATCAGACCATTATCAACAGGTTAAAAGACTAGTCACAGAAATATGTGAAAAG GATTGTGGGACATTAGAGGAAAGAAGCCATTCTAGCTTCCTTACTCAGTGTCTTGTGCTTACAAGAAGATCTTTCGTAAACATGTATCGAGATCTTGGGTACTATTGGTTGCGGGTCGCCATCTATGTCGCATTAGCATTAGGCCTTGCCACTTTGTTTTACAACCTTGGATCTGATAATGATTCAATTCAG GATAGAGGTTCTCTGCTAATGTTCATAGCTTCTTTCTTAACGTTCATGACAATCGGAGGATTCCCTTCTTTTGTGGAAGATATGAAG GTATTTGAAAGAGAAAGGTTAAATGGGCACTATGGTGCcactgcttttgtttttggcaACACATTCTCCGCCTTTCCATACCTGTTACTGATATCAGTAATTCCTGGAGCAATAACTTATTACCTTCCTGGACTTCACAAGGGATATGAACACTTCATATACTTTGTTTTAGTATTGTTTGCTTGCATGATGTTGGTGGAGAGCTTAATGATGACCGTTGCGAGTGTGGTGCCAAATTTTCTGATGGGAATAATAACAGGAGCTGGGATTCAAGCTTTCATGGTTCTAGGTGGGGGGTTCTTTAGATTGCCAAATGATCTCCCTCAGCCATTCTGGAAGTATCCCATGTACTACATTGCCTTCCATAAGTATGCCTACCAAGGAATGTTCAAGAACGAATTTGAAGGACTAACATTTCCTAGCAATCAAGCCGGAGGGCCACGGACGATTCCCGGTGAACAAATTCTGAGAGATCGATGGCAAGTGGAAATGGGTGTCTCCAAGTGGGTTGATCTTGCTATTTTGCTTGGAATGGTGGTTCTATACAGAATTTTGTTCTTGGTTATTATCAAGACCACAGAGAAGATAAAACCTATTATTACAGCTATTGTATCGGTACGTCCCAAGCAAACAACACAAATCATGGAAATCCCCTTAACTACACCTTCGCATGGGGATCAATCTGTAGTCTAG